Genomic segment of Streptomyces longhuiensis:
GATCCACGAGTCGTACGCGTCGAGCAGCGCCGTGAACAGCAGGGGCGCGACGGCGCCGCCGATGACACCGGCCAGCGTGTACGCGAGCGAGGAGCCTGTGTAGCGCAGTCGCGGGGAGAACTGCTCGGCGATGAAGGCCGCCTGCGGCCCGTACATCGCGGAGTGGAAGACCAGCGCCACCACGACGCCGAGCGCGAGCAGCGGCCAGCTCCCGCCGCCGATCATCGGGAAGAACAGGAACGGCCACACGCCGGCGGCCGCGGCCGAGACCCCGTACAGGACGCGGCGGTTGACGCGGTCGGACAGGGCGCCGGCCAGCGGGATCAGGAAGACCTGGAGGGAGGAGCCGATGAGGACGGCGGCCAGGGCGGAGCCGCGGGACATGCCGAGCTCGCCGGTCGCGTAGGTCAGGACGAAGACGGTGAAGAGCGCGTACAGGACGTCCGGGGCCACGCGGCTGAGGATCGCGGCCGCCAGGGCGCGCGGGTGCGTCGTGAAGACCTCGCGGATCGGGGCCTCGGGGCGCTTCTGCTCGGCCTCCATCGCCTTGAAGACGGGGGTCTCCTCGAGCTTCGCGCGGATCCACAGGCCGAAGAAGACGAGCACGCCGGAGAGCAGGAACGCCACGCGCCAGCCCCAGGACGTGAACTGGGCCTCCGTCAGGAGGGCGCCGAGGGCGGCGAGTACGCCGTTGGCGAGCAGGTTGCCGACCGGCGGGCCGATCTGAGCGGCCGAGGCGTAGAAGCCGCGCCGGCGTGGATCGCCGAACTCGCTGGACAGCAGCACCGCCCCGCCCCACTCGCCGCCGACACCGACGCCCTGGGCGAAGCGGAGGATCACGAGGGTGATCGGCGCGGCGACGCCGATCGTGGCGTAGGAGGGGAGCAGGCCGATCGCGAGGGTCGCGGCCCCGATCAGGACGAGTGTCGCGATCAGGACCTTCTTGCGGCCGAGCTTGTCGCCGAGGCGGCCGAAGACGAAACCGCCGAGCGGGCGCGACACGTAGCCGACGGCGTACGTGGAGAACGCCAGCAGGGTGCCGGTGGCGGGGTCCTCCGAGGGGAAGAAGACATCGCCGAAGACCAGCGCCGCCGCGACGGAGTAGATGGCGAAGTCGTACCACTCCAGTGCGGTTCCGGTCAGGCTGGCGAAGAAGGCGCGGCGGACCGCGGACCCGCCGAGCGGGGTCTTTTCCGTGCTCGTGCTGGTGTGGTTCACGACGTCCGTCCCTGAGGTTCCTTGGGTGAGGTTAACTGTCGACCTTCCGGCATACTTCTTGTATACAGGTCGTATGCGCAAGCCTTCCGCGCAAAGTTAACCTCCCCGATACCGCGAACGATGTGGAGAAACCCATGGCGCTGCTGACCTTCGAACTGCCCGACGGCACCACCCGCAAGGTCGATGTCGTGCAGGTGCTCAACGCCGGATACGCCGGGCGCAGCCAGGACGACGTCGCCGCCCACGTGGCGGAACTCGCCGAGCTGGGGGTGCCCGCGCCGTCCGTGACCCCCGCGCTCTACCCCGTCTCCCCCTACCTCGCCCAGCACACCGACCAGGTCCGCGTCCAGCACGGGCGCACCTCGGGCGAGGCCGAGTGGGCGCTGGTCGTCGATCAGGACGGCGACCTGCTGCTGACGGCCGCCTGCGACCACACCGACCGCGAGCTGGAGGTGCACGGCGTGGCATGGAGCAAGAACGCGAGCCCCGACGTCCTCGCCCGCCGCGCCTGGCGCCTCGCCGACGTGCAGGAGCGCCTCGACGACCTGACCCTGCGCGCCTGGGTGACCCACGACGGCCGGGAGACCCTGATCCAGGACGGCACCCTGGCCGAGCTGCTCACGCCGGCCTACTGGGCCGACGTCCTGCGCGAGCGCGGCGACCTGGTGCCCGGCACGGTCCTGATCTCCGGCACGATCCCGATGGCCGAGGGCGTCGACCAGTTCGCCCCCCACTGGCGCGTGGAACTGACCGACCCGGCCACGGGCGACACGATCGACCTGGCGTACGACGTGGTGAGGATGCCGGTGCCGATCGGCTGAGGAGACGGCCGGGCGGCCCGTCGATCAGTGCGGGGCGCGAGGGTGCGGGATGCGGATCGGCCGGTCAGCCCTTGACCGCACCCCCCAGCGCGAACCCCCCGCCGAAGCGCCGGGCCACCAGGACGTACAGCAGGATCACCGGCGTCGAGTAGATGATCGAGAAGGCTGCCAGCTGGCCGTAGACGACCGTGCCCCGGTTGCCGAAGAAGTCGTTGATGCTCACCGAGGCCGGCATCTGCTCGGGGGTGAGCAGGAGCATGAAGGGGACGAAGAAGTTGCCCCACATCATGACGAACGAGAAGACCGTGACCACCGATATGCCTGGCCCCATCAAGGGGAGCACGATGCGGATCAGGGACTGGAACGAGGACGCCCCGTCCGTCCAGGCCGCCTCCTCCAGCTCCTTCGGGACGCCGTCCATGAAGTTCTTCATCAGCCAGATGGCGAACGGGAGTTGGGACGCGGCGAAGAAGAAGATCGTGCCCTGCATCGTGTCGATCAGATCGACCTGCACGAAGAGCGCGTAGACCGGGACCATGATCGCCGTGATGGGGAGGCACGTCGCGAACAGGACCGTCGCCAGGAACGGGTTGTTGAAGCGGGAGCGGTAGCGGGACAGCGGGTATGCCGCGAGGGCCGCGCTCGCCACCGTCAGGAGGGTCGCGCCGCCGCACAGCAGCAGGCTGTTGAGGAGCGGTGTGAAGGTGATGTCGGGGGTCAGGACCGCGTCGAAGTTGTCCAGGGTGACGCCGTCGGGGATCTTCACCTGGAGGTTCGCGTGCGCGTCGAGCGCGGAGAGGACCACCCACGCCAGCGGCAGGACGAACGCCGCGGCGACGATCAGGAGTCCGGCGTCGGCCGCGAGGCGGTGGCGGACGGTGCGGGGTGAGGACACTCAGGCCTCCGAGCGCAGCAGGCGCATATAGACCAGCGAGAAGAGCGAGCCGACGACCAGGAGGAGCAGGGCGACCGCCGTGCCGTAGCCGATCATGCTCTTCTGGAAGGCCTGCTCGTACATGAACAGGGGCAGGGTCTGGCTGCGGTTTCCGGGCCCGCCCCGCGTCATCACCCAGATCAGGCCGAAGACGGACAGCGTCTGCAGGGTGTTCAGCATGAGGTTCGTGCCGATGGAGCGGCGGATCATCGGCAGCGTGATGTGCCACATGCGGCGCCAGCCGCCCGCGCCGTCCATCTCCGCCGCCTCGGTGATCTCCTTGGGTATCTCGCCGAGCGCCGCCGAGTAGACCAGCATGGAGAACGCCGTCCCGCGCCACACGTTGGCGAAGGACACCGCGAGGATCGGCAGCGTGAACAGCCAGTTCTGGGTGGGCAGATGGAGCCAGTCCAGGATCGCGTTGAGCGTGCCCTCGCGGCGGAAGAACGCGTAGAGGAGGAAGCCGGCGACGACCTCCGGCAGGACCCACGCACAGATCACGACCGCGCCCGTGACCGTGCGGACCGTCTTCGACGCTCGCTGCATCAGCGCGGCGAGGGCGAGGCCCAGCGTGTTCTGCCCGATGAGCGAGGACAGGACGGTGAAGACGAGGGTGAGCCAGACCGCGTTCAGGAACGCGTCGTCCTTGAACGCGGCCGTGAAGTTGTCGAAGCCCACGAAGGAGGAGTGGGCCTGGCCCGTCAGCTGCAGGTCCGTGAAGGCGATGTACGCGCAGTACGCGATCGGGCCGGCGAGGAAGAGCAGCAGCAGGACCAGGGAAGGGGCCAGGGGCAGGGCGCGTGTCAGGGGGCGGCGTGCACCGCCCCGCCCCACCTTCACTTGGTGATCACCTTGCCGTCCGTCGCCGTCTTGAGTTGCTCGTCATAGGTGCTCGCCGCCTTCTCCACCGAGCTGTCGCCGGTCGTGACCGACTCCATCGCCTCCTGGATCGCCGTGGAGACCTTCGGGTACGCCGGGTACGCGGGCCGGTAGTGGGTCGACGCCACCAGGTCGGTGAAGAACTTGATGCCGGGCTGCGCCTTCACGTACGCCGGGTCGGCCGCGACGTCCTTGCGGACCGCGATGCCCGAGTTGGCGATGTACCACTTCTGGGCGTTGGCCTTGGTCTGCATGGTCTTGATGAACTCGAAGGCCAGGTCGGGGTTGGACGCCTTCGACGGGATCGACCACGTCCAGCCGCCCGACATGCTGACCTTGCCCGGCGCCTGGCCGTTCTGCGTCGGCATGTGCGCGAGGCCCAGCTTCTGCGACCACTCGGGCCACTCGTGGCCGCTGCCCTTCAGCCAGTCCTGCGGGAGCCAGGAGCCGTCGAGGTTGATCGCCAGCTTGCTCTCGGGGAGCAGCTCGCCGCGGACCCGGGTGCCGATGTTCGGGTCGAGGGCGTCGGAGACGTCGGGGCCGAGCTTCTCGCCGTAGACCGTCTTCACGAAGTTCAGCGCGTCCTTGAACGGCTTGCCCGCGGTGATCCACTTGTTGGACGCCTTGTCGTACAGCGGGTCCGCCGTGTCCGACCCCGTCCCGTACAGCAGCATCTCGAAGCCCTGCATCGCCGACTGCTCGCCGCCGGGCTTGCCCGTGTAGACGTTGAGCGGGGTGACGGAGGGGACCTTCTTCTTGATCGTGCGGGCCGTGTCGAGGACGTCGTCCCAGGTCTTGGGCTGCCAGGGGGTCTTGATGCCGGCCTTCGCGAAGATGCCCTTGTCGTACCAGAGCCCGCGGGTGTCCGTGCCGTCCGGGACGCCGTACGTCTTGCCGTCCTGGGCCTTGGCCGCGTTCTTCGCCGTGTCGATGAACTGGTTCCAGTCGGGCCACTTGGCGAGATACGGGTCGAGGGGCTTCAGGTAGCCGCTGGTGATGTCCGAGTTGATGAGGAACGTGTCCTCGTAGACCAGGTCCGGAGCCGTCTTCGGGGAGCGCAGCATCTGCTGGAGCTTGGTGTAGTACTCGGAGTCCGGCGCCTTGATCGGCACCAGCTTCACCTTCTTGCCCGGATGGTCCTTCTCGAACTGTGTCTTCATCGACGCCAGGTATTTGTCCATGACACGTATCTGGTTGTCGGTCGACTGCTTGAAGGAGATCCTGACGGTGTCCGGGTCGTCCCCGGAGCCGCTGCCGCAGGCCGTCAGGCCGGTCGCGGCGATGAGCAGAGTGGCGCTGAGGAGCACTGGAGCGGTGGGGCGCACGGGCACGACCTCCTACGGGCCGCCGCCGGCCGGCTTGCCGAGCGGGGCTGCCCGGTGAACGTACGGGCGAGGTCGGACCAAGGTCAATCCCCGTGCAGGAGTGGGTGGTTGACCAATGGTCTACACCGCTGTGAGCCAGCGGTAGTGCAGTTCCGGTCGGCCCACCTGGCCGTACTGAGGGCTGCGGGCGGCCCGGCCCGACTCGACGAGATGCTCCAGGTAGCGGCGGGCCGTGATGCGCGAGATGCCCACGGACTCGGCCGCCGCTGCGGCGGTCAGACCCTCCGGGGCGGCGCGCAGCGTCCGCGTGACGCGCTCGAGGGTCGGCGCGCTCAGCCCCTTGGGCAGCGCGGCCGGACCGGGGGCGCGCAGCGTGGCCAGGGCGCGGTCGACCTCGTCCTGGCCGCCCGCCTCGCCCGCCGCCGCCCGGAACTCCGCGTAGCGCACGAGCCGGTCGCGCAGCGTCGGGAACGTGAAGGGCTTCAGTACGTACTGCACCACACCGAGCGAGACCCCTTCGCGGACCACCGCGAGGTCGCGGGCCGAGGTCACCGCGATGACGTCCGTGTGATGGCCCGCCGCCCGCAGTGAGCGCGCCAGCTGGAGGCCGTGGCCGTCCGGGAGGTGCAGGTCGAGGAGGAGCAGGTCGACCTGGGTGCGCTCCAGGGCGCGGTGGGCCTCGGCGGCCGTGTGCGCCTTGCCGATCGCGGTGAAACCGGGGACCCGGTTCACGTACAGGACGTGGGCGTCGGCGGCCACCGGGTCGTCCTCGACGACCAGTACGCGAATGGTGCCGCCGGTGGCGTCGGGATCGGTCACGCGGTGCCTCCCGTGGGCGTGGTCGCGCTCGTGCGCTGGAGGGGCAGGACGACGGTGAACTGCGCGCCGCCCGTGGGGGATTCGGTCAGGGTCAGGGTGCCGGAGTTACGGGCGACGGACTGCTGGACGAGCGCGAGTCCGAGGCCGCGCCCGCCGGGGCCGGCCGGCTTGGTGGACCACCCCCGCTGGAAGACCGCGTCCGCGTGGCCGTCGGCGACACCCGGGCCGGTGTCCGTGACCCGGAGCAGGAGGGTGTCGTCCTGCGCGCGGGCCGTGACCGTGACCTTCGCGTGCGGGGAGCCCTGCGCCGCGTCGACCGCGTTGTCGAGCAGGTTGCCGAGGATCGTCACGAGGTCGCGGGCCGGCAGGGTGGGCGGCACCAGACCGTCGTCGATGCGGCTGTCCTCGGATATCTCCAGTTCCACGCCGTGCTCGTTGGCCTGCGCCGTCTTGCCGAGCAGGAGCGCGGCGAGCACCGGTTCGCTCACGGCGGCGACGACCTGGTCGGTGAGGGTCTGCGCCAGCTCCAGCTCGGCCGTCGCGAAGTCGACCGCCTCGTCGGCCCGGTCCAGCTCGATCAGCGAGACGACGGTGTGGAGCCGGTTCGCGGCTTCGTGGGCCTGCGAGCGCAGCGCCTGCGTGAACCCCCGCTCCGAGTCCAACTCACCCATGACCGCCTGGAGTTCGGTGTGGTCGCGCAGGGTCACCACGGTGCCGCGCCGGTCGCCGCTGGAGACGGGGGAGGTGTTGACGACGACCACGCGGTCGGTGGTGAGGTGCACCTCGTCGACGCGGGGCTCCGCCGCGAGGAGCGCGCCGGTGAGCGGGGTGGGCAGGCCGAGCTCCGCGACGTTGCGCCCGACCGCCGAGTCGCCGACGTCGAGCAGCTCGCGCGCCCCGTCGTTGATGAGCGCGATCCTGCGCTGCCCGTCGAGCATCACCAGCCCCTCGCGCACCGCGTGCAGCGCCGCCTGGTGGTAGGCGTGCATGCGGCTGAGCTCGGTCGCGTTCATGCCGTGGGTGTGCCGCCGCAGCCTGGCGTTGATCACGTACGTGCCGATGCCGCCGAGCACGAGGGCGCCCGCCGCGACGCCGGCCACCGCCATCACCTGGCCGCGCGCCTGCGCGCTGATCTCCTCGACCGTGATGCCGGCGCTGACCAGGCCGACGATCCGCTGTCCCGACCTGATCGGGGTCACCACGCGTACGGACGGGCCGAGGGTGCCCGTGTACGTCTCCGAGAAGGTCCGGCCCCGCAGAGCGGGCCCGATGTGGCCGAGGAAGCGCTCGCCGATGCGGCGCTCGTCGGGGTGCGTCCAGCGGATGCCGTGCGGATCCATGATCGTGACGAAGTCCACGCCGGTGTGGCGCTGGACGTCGCTCGCGTACGGCTGGAGCGTGCGGGTCGGGTCGCCGCCCCCGGTGATCGCCCCGCGGACGGAGGGCGCGTCCGCGACCGCGCGGGCCGCCGCCGTCGCCTGGCGCGTGGCGGCCTGCTCGGCCTGGTTGCCGTCGCTGATGTACGTGAACAGCGCGCACCCCGCGACCACGACGGCGACCAGGACGACCTGCATCGCGAAGAGCTGGCCGGCCAGGCTGCGGGCGCGTGGCAGGAGGGGGAGGCGCATGGGCCCAGTGTGCCTCTCGGTCTGAGCTGAACGTATAAGCGTGAACTAAATGAACGGAAGGGTGACGGCCCTCACAAGCCGGGAGATAGTCCTCGTGATTCGCCAGACGTGAGCCGCACGCATGGCGCGTACGTGCAGGTTCGCGTGCGCAGTACGCCAGACATCGTCGTCAGGAGGCACCCGTGGCCGAGACCCAGGTGGCAGCCGCCGCCAAGAGAGACCGCACCCACTACCTGTACATCGCCGTGATCGGTGCCGTCCTTCTCGGCATCGCGGTCGGCTTCATCTGGCCGGACTTCGCCAAGGAGCTCAAGCCGGTCGGCACCGGCTTCGTGAACCTGATCAAGATGATGATCTCGCCGATCATCTTCTGCACGATCGTGCTCGGCGTCGGTTCCGTACGCAAGGCCGCCAAGATCGGCAAGGTCGGCGGGCTCGCGCTCGGCTACTTCATGGTGATGTCCGTGGTCGCGCTCGCCATCGGCCTGGTCGTCGGCAACATCCTGCACCCGGGCGACGGCATGCACCTCACGCAGGCCGTGAAGGACGTCGGCCACACCGCGGCCAAGGACGCCGCCGAGGGCCCCGTCGACTTCGTCCTCGGGATCATCCCGACGACCCTCGTGTCGGCGTTCACGGAGGGCGAGGTGCTCCAGACGCTCCTGGTCGCCCTGCTCGTCGGCTTCGGGCTCCAGGCCATGGGGCGCGCCGGTGAGCCGGTCCTCAAGGGTGTCGAGCACATCCAGAAGCTGGTCTTCCGCGTCCTCGGCATGATCATGTGGGCCGCGCCCGTCGGCGCGTTCGGCGCGATGGCGGCCGTCATCGGCGAGACCGGCGTGGACGCCCTGAAGGCCCTGGCCACGATCATGCTCGGCTTCTACGTGACCTGCATCCTGTTCGTCGTGGTGGTCCTCGGGACGGTGCTGCGCCTGGCCACCGGGTACAACCTGTTCGCGCTCCTGAAGTACCTGGGCCGCGAGTTCCTGCTGATCCTGTCCACCTCGTCGTCCGAGTCCGCGCTGCCGCGGCTCATCGCGAAGATGGAGCACCTGGGCGTCAGCCGTCCCGTCGTCGGCATCACCGTGCCGACCGGGTACTCGTTCAACCTCGACGGCACGATGATCTACCTGACCATGGCCTCGCTGTTCATCGCGGACGCCATGGACCAGCCCCTCGGCATCGGCCAGCAGATCGGCCTGCTGCTGTTCATGATGGTCGCGTCGAAGGGCGCCGCGGGTGTCTCGGGCTCCGGTATCGCGGTGCTCGCCAGCGGACTCCAGTCGCACAAGCCCGCGCTCGTCGACGGCGTCGGCCTG
This window contains:
- a CDS encoding sensor histidine kinase, with the translated sequence MRLPLLPRARSLAGQLFAMQVVLVAVVVAGCALFTYISDGNQAEQAATRQATAAARAVADAPSVRGAITGGGDPTRTLQPYASDVQRHTGVDFVTIMDPHGIRWTHPDERRIGERFLGHIGPALRGRTFSETYTGTLGPSVRVVTPIRSGQRIVGLVSAGITVEEISAQARGQVMAVAGVAAGALVLGGIGTYVINARLRRHTHGMNATELSRMHAYHQAALHAVREGLVMLDGQRRIALINDGARELLDVGDSAVGRNVAELGLPTPLTGALLAAEPRVDEVHLTTDRVVVVNTSPVSSGDRRGTVVTLRDHTELQAVMGELDSERGFTQALRSQAHEAANRLHTVVSLIELDRADEAVDFATAELELAQTLTDQVVAAVSEPVLAALLLGKTAQANEHGVELEISEDSRIDDGLVPPTLPARDLVTILGNLLDNAVDAAQGSPHAKVTVTARAQDDTLLLRVTDTGPGVADGHADAVFQRGWSTKPAGPGGRGLGLALVQQSVARNSGTLTLTESPTGGAQFTVVLPLQRTSATTPTGGTA
- a CDS encoding response regulator — translated: MTDPDATGGTIRVLVVEDDPVAADAHVLYVNRVPGFTAIGKAHTAAEAHRALERTQVDLLLLDLHLPDGHGLQLARSLRAAGHHTDVIAVTSARDLAVVREGVSLGVVQYVLKPFTFPTLRDRLVRYAEFRAAAGEAGGQDEVDRALATLRAPGPAALPKGLSAPTLERVTRTLRAAPEGLTAAAAAESVGISRITARRYLEHLVESGRAARSPQYGQVGRPELHYRWLTAV
- a CDS encoding carbohydrate ABC transporter permease encodes the protein MKVGRGGARRPLTRALPLAPSLVLLLLFLAGPIAYCAYIAFTDLQLTGQAHSSFVGFDNFTAAFKDDAFLNAVWLTLVFTVLSSLIGQNTLGLALAALMQRASKTVRTVTGAVVICAWVLPEVVAGFLLYAFFRREGTLNAILDWLHLPTQNWLFTLPILAVSFANVWRGTAFSMLVYSAALGEIPKEITEAAEMDGAGGWRRMWHITLPMIRRSIGTNLMLNTLQTLSVFGLIWVMTRGGPGNRSQTLPLFMYEQAFQKSMIGYGTAVALLLLVVGSLFSLVYMRLLRSEA
- a CDS encoding carbohydrate ABC transporter permease, producing the protein MSSPRTVRHRLAADAGLLIVAAAFVLPLAWVVLSALDAHANLQVKIPDGVTLDNFDAVLTPDITFTPLLNSLLLCGGATLLTVASAALAAYPLSRYRSRFNNPFLATVLFATCLPITAIMVPVYALFVQVDLIDTMQGTIFFFAASQLPFAIWLMKNFMDGVPKELEEAAWTDGASSFQSLIRIVLPLMGPGISVVTVFSFVMMWGNFFVPFMLLLTPEQMPASVSINDFFGNRGTVVYGQLAAFSIIYSTPVILLYVLVARRFGGGFALGGAVKG
- a CDS encoding DUF2848 domain-containing protein, translated to MALLTFELPDGTTRKVDVVQVLNAGYAGRSQDDVAAHVAELAELGVPAPSVTPALYPVSPYLAQHTDQVRVQHGRTSGEAEWALVVDQDGDLLLTAACDHTDRELEVHGVAWSKNASPDVLARRAWRLADVQERLDDLTLRAWVTHDGRETLIQDGTLAELLTPAYWADVLRERGDLVPGTVLISGTIPMAEGVDQFAPHWRVELTDPATGDTIDLAYDVVRMPVPIG
- a CDS encoding cation:dicarboxylate symporter family transporter codes for the protein MAETQVAAAAKRDRTHYLYIAVIGAVLLGIAVGFIWPDFAKELKPVGTGFVNLIKMMISPIIFCTIVLGVGSVRKAAKIGKVGGLALGYFMVMSVVALAIGLVVGNILHPGDGMHLTQAVKDVGHTAAKDAAEGPVDFVLGIIPTTLVSAFTEGEVLQTLLVALLVGFGLQAMGRAGEPVLKGVEHIQKLVFRVLGMIMWAAPVGAFGAMAAVIGETGVDALKALATIMLGFYVTCILFVVVVLGTVLRLATGYNLFALLKYLGREFLLILSTSSSESALPRLIAKMEHLGVSRPVVGITVPTGYSFNLDGTMIYLTMASLFIADAMDQPLGIGQQIGLLLFMMVASKGAAGVSGSGIAVLASGLQSHKPALVDGVGLIIGIDRFMSEARALTNFAGNAVATLLIGTWTGEVDKDRVQRVLAGDLPFDERTLVDDGSHAPAADVPEQRGGDDKELAKA
- a CDS encoding MFS transporter, with the translated sequence MNHTSTSTEKTPLGGSAVRRAFFASLTGTALEWYDFAIYSVAAALVFGDVFFPSEDPATGTLLAFSTYAVGYVSRPLGGFVFGRLGDKLGRKKVLIATLVLIGAATLAIGLLPSYATIGVAAPITLVILRFAQGVGVGGEWGGAVLLSSEFGDPRRRGFYASAAQIGPPVGNLLANGVLAALGALLTEAQFTSWGWRVAFLLSGVLVFFGLWIRAKLEETPVFKAMEAEQKRPEAPIREVFTTHPRALAAAILSRVAPDVLYALFTVFVLTYATGELGMSRGSALAAVLIGSSLQVFLIPLAGALSDRVNRRVLYGVSAAAAGVWPFLFFPMIGGGSWPLLALGVVVALVFHSAMYGPQAAFIAEQFSPRLRYTGSSLAYTLAGVIGGAVAPLLFTALLDAYDSWIPLALYVAGTAIVTIAGLCLGRDGDRSDEELLSGEPVRSPAASTAS
- a CDS encoding extracellular solute-binding protein, which codes for MRPTAPVLLSATLLIAATGLTACGSGSGDDPDTVRISFKQSTDNQIRVMDKYLASMKTQFEKDHPGKKVKLVPIKAPDSEYYTKLQQMLRSPKTAPDLVYEDTFLINSDITSGYLKPLDPYLAKWPDWNQFIDTAKNAAKAQDGKTYGVPDGTDTRGLWYDKGIFAKAGIKTPWQPKTWDDVLDTARTIKKKVPSVTPLNVYTGKPGGEQSAMQGFEMLLYGTGSDTADPLYDKASNKWITAGKPFKDALNFVKTVYGEKLGPDVSDALDPNIGTRVRGELLPESKLAINLDGSWLPQDWLKGSGHEWPEWSQKLGLAHMPTQNGQAPGKVSMSGGWTWSIPSKASNPDLAFEFIKTMQTKANAQKWYIANSGIAVRKDVAADPAYVKAQPGIKFFTDLVASTHYRPAYPAYPKVSTAIQEAMESVTTGDSSVEKAASTYDEQLKTATDGKVITK